The following are encoded in a window of Drosophila simulans strain w501 chromosome 3L, Prin_Dsim_3.1, whole genome shotgun sequence genomic DNA:
- the LOC6739120 gene encoding vacuolar protein-sorting-associated protein 36 has protein sequence MMSYQKGLKDPNLDRHTSKAKSRHFTVNGLLSANNTLQQQQQNQYNLQPSNDSRNIYNNPYIPPQQQQQQQQQQQQQLQQQTQRTAHLFKALAASAGGTNSLTHPYDFSNSSSSSNANNENQGSSSSEAENAFLTHNNGESLMGNGLYTGCTPCVSLLINY, from the exons GTCTCAAGGATCCAAACTTGGACAGGCACACCAGTAAAG CCAAGTCCCGGCATTTCACGGTCAACGGTCTTCTGAGTGCCAATAACacgctccagcagcagcagcagaaccagTACAACCTGCAGCCATCGAATGACAGTCGCAACATCTACAACAACCCCTATAttccgccgcagcagcagcagcagcagcagcagcaacagcagcaacagctgcagcagcagacgcagcGCACCGCCCACCTGTTCAAGGCGCTAGCTGCCTCCGCTGGCGGCACCAACAGCCTGACCCATCCCTACGACTTCTCCAACTCATCGTCCTCCTCCAACGCCAACAATGAGAACCAGGGATCATCCTCGTCGGAAGCGGAAAACGCCTTCCTAACTCATAATAACGGTGAGTCTCTAATGGGGAATGGACTTTACACTGGGTGTACGCCTTGCGTTtcattgttaattaattattga